Sequence from the Thermocaproicibacter melissae genome:
TCCGCTACAAGACTTTTTACTTATTCCCGCTTTTCCATTTTTGAAGGGCGGGATAGTTACATAATTGACGACGCCCAGCCAATCGAAGTCTTTTTTGGCCTTCGAGAGGATATTGGGCGCCTTTCGCTTGCCCAGTATTTCTGCGAACTGGCCGTTGTCCTCGCTCCGCAGGATTCCGAAGCGGAGATGTTCCTTCGCCTTCTGCTAAACGCGATGTACTTTTTGAGTAAAAATATGAGACCCGAAGCGGTGCTCAAGGCAGCCGTGGAGATGCGGATGATGTCATTTGCCGGCTATATGCCGAACCTCATCTGCTGCGCGGATTGCGGGTGCTACGAATCGGAAACCATGTATTTCCTGCCGAGGAGCGGAAGAATTCTGTGCGGCAATTGCTGCGGTAAGCAGC
This genomic interval carries:
- the recO gene encoding DNA repair protein RecO, which encodes MKIDARGLVVSEKRVGEGDRLVTVLTGERGILRAFVRQSRRAGSGRLSATRLFTYSRFSIFEGRDSYIIDDAQPIEVFFGLREDIGRLSLAQYFCELAVVLAPQDSEAEMFLRLLLNAMYFLSKNMRPEAVLKAAVEMRMMSFAGYMPNLICCADCGCYESETMYFLPRSGRILCGNCCGKQQPEPMYLLHPGAMTALRHTVYADFDKLFSFRVSEEAAKELSAASEHYVLETLQRGFATLDFYHQMTNGAKIS